A window of Nicotiana tabacum cultivar K326 chromosome 24, ASM71507v2, whole genome shotgun sequence contains these coding sequences:
- the LOC107764118 gene encoding F-box/FBD/LRR-repeat protein At1g13570-like has protein sequence MMPPKDTKQYCYRTSPPDIFSNLPENVIDEILICLPFKDAVRTSVLSKKWKYNWCRLPELTLDRTIWTSKKDFSLFSTSEITYIIYHILILHDGPITKYILDVPRTRSCPKIDGLIYFLSMNGIQHLVLKLPLCGLNKLPSSLFTCFQLRHLTLENCLIHPPPAFDGFDRLISLELHDVTISSKFLESLIYHCPLLERLVLRIPQHLNVVEIKAPKLRSFKFTGSIQFITLKDVPLLAKLSLVDTGFVRADNFDIAMFFESFISLELLHLDNDSIKFFARAGEVVPKRLPFDLNCVKRLYLSEISLNGFKVISFALCLIRSFPCLQYLEIQVDEEDDDDYIRPTLICLEVEAFSDMTLNHLKTVKLRKISGTRPEMQLIKLLLAKSPALVTMVIDPHYTLNGRKYVKVEAEISKFQRASSKAEVLYDVYYY, from the exons ATGATGCCTCCTAAGGACACAAAACAATATTGTTATCGAACTTCACCTCCGGATATATTTAGCAACCTTCCTGAGAATGTAATTGACGAAATTCTTATATGTTTGCCTTTTAAAGATGCTGTGAGGACAAGCGTCTTGTCAAAGAAATGGAAGTATAACTGGTGCAGACTTCCAGAGTTGACGCTTGATAGAACTATTTGGACAAGTAAAAAGGATTTTTCACTATTTAGTACTAGTGAAATTACCTATATTATCTACCATATTTTGATACTTCATGACGGACCAATTACAAAGTATATCCTCGATGTTCCTCGTACAAGAAGTTGTCCTAAGATTGATGGCTTGATATATTTCCTCTCTATGAATGGCATTCAACATCTCGTTCTTAAACTTCCATTATGTGGCCTTAACAAATTGCCTTCTTCACTTTTCACATGTTTTCAATTGAGGCATCTGACTCTGGAAAACTGTTTGATACATCCTCCACCAGCATTCGATGGATTTGATAGGTTAATTAGCTTAGAACTACATGATGTCACAATATCGTCGAAATTTCTTGAAAGTTTAATCTATCATTGCCCGTTGCTCGAGCGATTGGTGCTACGAATCCCACAACATTTGAACGTTGTTGAAATTAAAGCTCCCAAGTTGAGATCCTTTAAGTTCACAGGCAGTATACAGTTTATTACTTTAAAAGATGTCCCTCTTCTTGCAAAACTTTCACTTGTAGATACAGGATTTGTCAGGGCTGATAACTTTGATATTGCCATGTTTTTTGAGTCTTTTATTTCTCTTGAGCTTCTCCACTTGGATAACGATAGTATCAAG TTCTTTGCTCGAGCAGGTGAAGTTGTACCAAAAAGGCTTCCCTTTGATCTTAATTGTGTCAAACGTCTTTACCTATCTGAGATTTCTCTGAATGGATTCAAGGTCATCTCATTTGCTCTTTGCTTGATTAGAAGCTTCCCATGTTTGCAATATCTGGAAATTCAG GTGGATGAAGAAGACGATGATGATTATATTCGGCCAACTCTGATATGTCTTGAAGTGGAAGCTTTCTCAGATATGACATTGAATCACCTCAAGACAGTTAAGCTAAGAAAAATATCAGGAACAAGGCCTGAAATGCAACTGATCAAGCTTCTATTGGCTAAGTCTCCAGCGCTGGTCACAATGGTAATCGACCCTCACTATACATTGAATGGTAGAAAATATGTCAAAGTAGAGGCAGAGATATCAAAATTTCAGCGGGCGTCATCTAAAGCAGAAGTTTTATATGATGTATATTACTATTAG